Proteins from one Balaenoptera musculus isolate JJ_BM4_2016_0621 chromosome 7, mBalMus1.pri.v3, whole genome shotgun sequence genomic window:
- the LRRFIP1 gene encoding leucine-rich repeat flightless-interacting protein 1 isoform X31, with the protein MTNPAAAQNQEIDCLSPEAQRLAEARLAAKRAARAEAREIRMKELERQQKEVEERPEKDSTEKGSRGLPGLSAATLASLGGTSSRRGSGDTSISIDTEASIREIKELNELKDQIQDVEGKYMQGLKEMKDSLAEVEEKYKKAMVSNAQLDNEKTNFMYQVDMLKDMMLELEEELAESKRQCEEKSKEFEREKHAHSILQFQFAEVKEALKQREEMLEEIRQLQQKQASYIREISDLQETIEWKDKKIGALERQKEFFDSIRSERDDLREEVVVLKEELKKHGVILNSEIATNGETSDSLNNVGYQGSTKMTKEELNALKATGDGTLGRANEVEVNNEMVENEGKREILQNTEQRPHKEDPGEDSVDTEVLHPGDNAEDQKTSEDSAPSPGMLVNPENAQQVQSQILENTSFFENTQQVESSEVINSELDGEIPGPRIGQGSSDALDVKNQSKESAEEWEKEKQEDFETNLEEISIEPRQESAPLQIPEVGRESSADTGEQSGNPAEAVPEAGLTGLGEQVGTVASSPPRGIDDTVSHREKWEVDAPEGLDPSSGHDLEKELTNQEVAEPKEVPIQSTEVGGENNEEEGKGRKLRDEKPVKLEVQAIPCSPEAKSSPQEVTGPSTVDAESEPLGVKEPDEEKNDQQGEALDSSHKKMKNKKKKNKKKKSPAPVETKDVQKELTFQNPDLSEVKEEQVKFTDKKPVVEAQNEVTKNPKQNTAVGSSKNVDGPENPKIELDGGLNQDDFGVNTKTGKAVADGDTLDFEDNTVQSSGTSASNKELEEGAIKDDSEEDGTTPSHPPGPDNEEVPGSTLLQDEGPSKNINDACQTEGTEEHVTSENVGQTIRKVSDSISLENDDVAPAGEVGDFNSESKEEMTDGHGKGRNKEDCTLS; encoded by the exons GTTGAAGAGAGACCAGAAAAAGACTCCACGGAGAAG GGGTCTCGAGGCCTGCCCGGCCTGtctgcagccacactggcctccctggGTGGGACTTCCTCTCGAAGGGGCAGCGGGGACACCTCCATCTCCATTGACACTGAGGCCTCCATTAGGGAAATCAAG GAACTCAATGAGTTAAAGGACCAGATTCAGGATGTAGAAGGCAAATACATGCAGGGATTGAAAGAGATGAAG GACTCACTAGCAGaagttgaagaaaaatataagaaggcCATGGTTTCCAACGCTCAGCTAGACAATGAGAAGACAAACTTTATGTACCAGGTCGATATGCTGAAGGACATGATGCTGGAGCTTGAAGAGGAGCTGGCTGAGTCCAAGCGGCAGTGCGAGGAGAAGAGCAAA GAATTTGAAAGGGAAAAGCATGCCCACAGTATCCTCCAGTTTCAGTTTGCTGAGGTGAAGGAGGCCctgaagcaaagagaagaaatgcTTGAG GAAATCCGACAGCTACAGCAGAAACAGGCGAGTTATATCAGGGAGATTTCTGATCTTCAGGAAACAATAGAATGGAAAGACAAAAAGATAGGG GCGTTAGAGAGGCAGAAAGAGTTCTTTGATTCCATAAGGAGCGAACGAGACGATCTTAGAGAAGAAGTAGTCGTgctgaaagaggaattaaag AAACATGGAGTAATCCTAAATTCAGAAATAGCTACCAATGGAGAGACTTCAGACTCTCTAAATAATGTTGGCTACCAAGGTTCTACAAAGATGACAAAGGAAGAGTTAAATGCCCTCAAGGCAACAGGGGATGGGACGCTAG GCAGAGCCAATGAAGTGGAGGTGAACAATGAAATGGTGGAGaatgaggggaaaagagaaatcTTGCAGAACACTGAGCAAAGACCGCACAAAGAGGACCCAGGAGAGGACTCTGTGGACACAGAGGTGTTACATCCTGGTGACAATGCCGAGGACCAGAAAACCTCTGAAGacagtgccccctccccaggaatGTTAGTAAATCCTGAGAACGCGCAACAGGTTCAAAGCCAAATTCTGGAGAACACTTCCTTCTttgaaaacacacagcaggttGAGTCAAGTGAGGTCATAAACAGTGAACTAGATGGTGAAATCCCAGGTCCTAGGATTGGGCAGGGCAGCAGTGATGCCTTGGATGTCAAAAACCAAAGTAAAGAATCTGCAGAagagtgggaaaaagaaaaacaggaagattTTGAAACCAACTTGGAAGAGATTAGCATAGAACCACGTCAGGAATCTGCTCCTTTGCAAATACCTGAAGTTGGAAGGGAGAGCAGTGCAGACACTGGGGAGCAGAGTGGGAACCCCGCAGAGGCTGTGCCAGAGGCAGGGCTCACTGGATTGGGGGAGCAGGTGGGCACAGTAGCCTCAAGTCCTCCAAGGGGTATCGATGACACAGTGAGTCACCGTGAAAAATGGGAGGTAGATGCTCCAGAAGGCTTGGACCCAAGCTCAGGGCATGATTTAGAGAAAGAACTCACCAACCAGGAAGTAGCTGAGCCCAAGGAGGTCCCAATTCAGAGCACAGAGGTAGGTGGGGAGAACAATGAAGAGGAgggtaaaggaagaaaattaagggATGAGAAACCAGTCaagctggaagtccaagccaTTCCTTGTTCTCCAGAAGCCAAAAGCAGTCCTCAGGAGGTGACAGGTCCAAGTACGGTAGATGCTGAAAGTGAACCCCTAGGTGTGAAAGAGCCCGATGAAGAAAAGAATGACCAACAGGGAGAGGCACTGGATTCGTCGcacaagaaaatgaagaacaagaaaaagaaaaacaagaagaaaaaatcacCAGCACCTGTAGAAACCAAAGATGTTCAGAAAGAGTTAACATTTCAAAACCCAGATTTAAGTGAAGTGAAAGAAGAGCAGGTAAAATTTACTGACAAAAAACCAGTTGTAGAAGCACAAAATGAGGTCACTAAAAACCCAAAACAGAACACTGCGGTAGGAAGCAGTAAAAATGTCGATGGTCCAGAAAATCCTAAAATTGAGTTGGATGGAGGACTTAACCAAGACGATTTTGGTGTAAACACTAAGACAGGGAAAGCAGTAGCTGATGGAGACACGTTGGATTTTGAAGATAATACAGTTCAGTCATCAGGCACCAGCGCCAGTAATAAAGAATTAGAGGAAGGTGCTATAAAAGATGATTCTGAAGAAGATGGCACCACTCCCAGCCATCCTCCAGGTCCAGACAATGAGGAAGTGCCAGGCAGCACCCTGCTCCAAGACGAAGGTCCCTCAAAGAACATTAACGATGCCTGTCAAACAGAAGGCACAGAAGAGCATGTGACATCAGAAAATGTAGGTCAGACCATCAGGAAGGTTTCAGATAGCATTAGTCTAGAAAATGATGACGTGGCACCAGCAGGCGAGGTGGGGGACTTTAATtcagaaagcaaggaagagatGACAGATGGACACGGGAAGGGCAGAAACAAAGAGGACTGTACCTTGTCATAG
- the LRRFIP1 gene encoding leucine-rich repeat flightless-interacting protein 1 isoform X30 gives MDMGTQGSGRKRLPNRERLTAEDDALNQIAREAEARLAAKRAARAEAREIRMKELERQQKEVEERPEKDSTEKGSRGLPGLSAATLASLGGTSSRRGSGDTSISIDTEASIREIKELNELKDQIQDVEGKYMQGLKEMKDSLAEVEEKYKKAMVSNAQLDNEKTNFMYQVDMLKDMMLELEEELAESKRQCEEKSKEFEREKHAHSILQFQFAEVKEALKQREEMLEEIRQLQQKQASYIREISDLQETIEWKDKKIGALERQKEFFDSIRSERDDLREEVVVLKEELKKHGVILNSEIATNGETSDSLNNVGYQGSTKMTKEELNALKATGDGTLGRANEVEVNNEMVENEGKREILQNTEQRPHKEDPGEDSVDTEVLHPGDNAEDQKTSEDSAPSPGMLVNPENAQQVQSQILENTSFFENTQQVESSEVINSELDGEIPGPRIGQGSSDALDVKNQSKESAEEWEKEKQEDFETNLEEISIEPRQESAPLQIPEVGRESSADTGEQSGNPAEAVPEAGLTGLGEQVGTVASSPPRGIDDTVSHREKWEVDAPEGLDPSSGHDLEKELTNQEVAEPKEVPIQSTEVGGENNEEEGKGRKLRDEKPVKLEVQAIPCSPEAKSSPQEVTGPSTVDAESEPLGVKEPDEEKNDQQGEALDSSHKKMKNKKKKNKKKKSPAPVETKDVQKELTFQNPDLSEVKEEQVKFTDKKPVVEAQNEVTKNPKQNTAVGSSKNVDGPENPKIELDGGLNQDDFGVNTKTGKAVADGDTLDFEDNTVQSSGTSASNKELEEGAIKDDSEEDGTTPSHPPGPDNEEVPGSTLLQDEGPSKNINDACQTEGTEEHVTSENVGQTIRKVSDSISLENDDVAPAGEVGDFNSESKEEMTDGHGKGRNKEDCTLS, from the exons GTTGAAGAGAGACCAGAAAAAGACTCCACGGAGAAG GGGTCTCGAGGCCTGCCCGGCCTGtctgcagccacactggcctccctggGTGGGACTTCCTCTCGAAGGGGCAGCGGGGACACCTCCATCTCCATTGACACTGAGGCCTCCATTAGGGAAATCAAG GAACTCAATGAGTTAAAGGACCAGATTCAGGATGTAGAAGGCAAATACATGCAGGGATTGAAAGAGATGAAG GACTCACTAGCAGaagttgaagaaaaatataagaaggcCATGGTTTCCAACGCTCAGCTAGACAATGAGAAGACAAACTTTATGTACCAGGTCGATATGCTGAAGGACATGATGCTGGAGCTTGAAGAGGAGCTGGCTGAGTCCAAGCGGCAGTGCGAGGAGAAGAGCAAA GAATTTGAAAGGGAAAAGCATGCCCACAGTATCCTCCAGTTTCAGTTTGCTGAGGTGAAGGAGGCCctgaagcaaagagaagaaatgcTTGAG GAAATCCGACAGCTACAGCAGAAACAGGCGAGTTATATCAGGGAGATTTCTGATCTTCAGGAAACAATAGAATGGAAAGACAAAAAGATAGGG GCGTTAGAGAGGCAGAAAGAGTTCTTTGATTCCATAAGGAGCGAACGAGACGATCTTAGAGAAGAAGTAGTCGTgctgaaagaggaattaaag AAACATGGAGTAATCCTAAATTCAGAAATAGCTACCAATGGAGAGACTTCAGACTCTCTAAATAATGTTGGCTACCAAGGTTCTACAAAGATGACAAAGGAAGAGTTAAATGCCCTCAAGGCAACAGGGGATGGGACGCTAG GCAGAGCCAATGAAGTGGAGGTGAACAATGAAATGGTGGAGaatgaggggaaaagagaaatcTTGCAGAACACTGAGCAAAGACCGCACAAAGAGGACCCAGGAGAGGACTCTGTGGACACAGAGGTGTTACATCCTGGTGACAATGCCGAGGACCAGAAAACCTCTGAAGacagtgccccctccccaggaatGTTAGTAAATCCTGAGAACGCGCAACAGGTTCAAAGCCAAATTCTGGAGAACACTTCCTTCTttgaaaacacacagcaggttGAGTCAAGTGAGGTCATAAACAGTGAACTAGATGGTGAAATCCCAGGTCCTAGGATTGGGCAGGGCAGCAGTGATGCCTTGGATGTCAAAAACCAAAGTAAAGAATCTGCAGAagagtgggaaaaagaaaaacaggaagattTTGAAACCAACTTGGAAGAGATTAGCATAGAACCACGTCAGGAATCTGCTCCTTTGCAAATACCTGAAGTTGGAAGGGAGAGCAGTGCAGACACTGGGGAGCAGAGTGGGAACCCCGCAGAGGCTGTGCCAGAGGCAGGGCTCACTGGATTGGGGGAGCAGGTGGGCACAGTAGCCTCAAGTCCTCCAAGGGGTATCGATGACACAGTGAGTCACCGTGAAAAATGGGAGGTAGATGCTCCAGAAGGCTTGGACCCAAGCTCAGGGCATGATTTAGAGAAAGAACTCACCAACCAGGAAGTAGCTGAGCCCAAGGAGGTCCCAATTCAGAGCACAGAGGTAGGTGGGGAGAACAATGAAGAGGAgggtaaaggaagaaaattaagggATGAGAAACCAGTCaagctggaagtccaagccaTTCCTTGTTCTCCAGAAGCCAAAAGCAGTCCTCAGGAGGTGACAGGTCCAAGTACGGTAGATGCTGAAAGTGAACCCCTAGGTGTGAAAGAGCCCGATGAAGAAAAGAATGACCAACAGGGAGAGGCACTGGATTCGTCGcacaagaaaatgaagaacaagaaaaagaaaaacaagaagaaaaaatcacCAGCACCTGTAGAAACCAAAGATGTTCAGAAAGAGTTAACATTTCAAAACCCAGATTTAAGTGAAGTGAAAGAAGAGCAGGTAAAATTTACTGACAAAAAACCAGTTGTAGAAGCACAAAATGAGGTCACTAAAAACCCAAAACAGAACACTGCGGTAGGAAGCAGTAAAAATGTCGATGGTCCAGAAAATCCTAAAATTGAGTTGGATGGAGGACTTAACCAAGACGATTTTGGTGTAAACACTAAGACAGGGAAAGCAGTAGCTGATGGAGACACGTTGGATTTTGAAGATAATACAGTTCAGTCATCAGGCACCAGCGCCAGTAATAAAGAATTAGAGGAAGGTGCTATAAAAGATGATTCTGAAGAAGATGGCACCACTCCCAGCCATCCTCCAGGTCCAGACAATGAGGAAGTGCCAGGCAGCACCCTGCTCCAAGACGAAGGTCCCTCAAAGAACATTAACGATGCCTGTCAAACAGAAGGCACAGAAGAGCATGTGACATCAGAAAATGTAGGTCAGACCATCAGGAAGGTTTCAGATAGCATTAGTCTAGAAAATGATGACGTGGCACCAGCAGGCGAGGTGGGGGACTTTAATtcagaaagcaaggaagagatGACAGATGGACACGGGAAGGGCAGAAACAAAGAGGACTGTACCTTGTCATAG
- the LRRFIP1 gene encoding leucine-rich repeat flightless-interacting protein 1 isoform X37 produces MDMGTQGSGRKRLPNRERLTAEDDALNQIAREAEARLAAKRAARAEAREIRMKELERQQKEVEERPEKDSTEKGSRGLPGLSAATLASLGGTSSRRGSGDTSISIDTEASIREIKDSLAEVEEKYKKAMVSNAQLDNEKTNFMYQVDMLKDMMLELEEELAESKRQCEEKSKEFEREKHAHSILQFQFAEVKEALKQREEMLEKHGVILNSEIATNGETSDSLNNVGYQGSTKMTKEELNALKATGDGTLGRANEVEVNNEMVENEGKREILQNTEQRPHKEDPGEDSVDTEVLHPGDNAEDQKTSEDSAPSPGMLVNPENAQQVQSQILENTSFFENTQQVESSEVINSELDGEIPGPRIGQGSSDALDVKNQSKESAEEWEKEKQEDFETNLEEISIEPRQESAPLQIPEVGRESSADTGEQSGNPAEAVPEAGLTGLGEQVGTVASSPPRGIDDTVSHREKWEVDAPEGLDPSSGHDLEKELTNQEVAEPKEVPIQSTEVGGENNEEEGKGRKLRDEKPVKLEVQAIPCSPEAKSSPQEVTGPSTVDAESEPLGVKEPDEEKNDQQGEALDSSHKKMKNKKKKNKKKKSPAPVETKDVQKELTFQNPDLSEVKEEQVKFTDKKPVVEAQNEVTKNPKQNTAVGSSKNVDGPENPKIELDGGLNQDDFGVNTKTGKAVADGDTLDFEDNTVQSSGTSASNKELEEGAIKDDSEEDGTTPSHPPGPDNEEVPGSTLLQDEGPSKNINDACQTEGTEEHVTSENVGQTIRKVSDSISLENDDVAPAGEVGDFNSESKEEMTDGHGKGRNKEDCTLS; encoded by the exons GTTGAAGAGAGACCAGAAAAAGACTCCACGGAGAAG GGGTCTCGAGGCCTGCCCGGCCTGtctgcagccacactggcctccctggGTGGGACTTCCTCTCGAAGGGGCAGCGGGGACACCTCCATCTCCATTGACACTGAGGCCTCCATTAGGGAAATCAAG GACTCACTAGCAGaagttgaagaaaaatataagaaggcCATGGTTTCCAACGCTCAGCTAGACAATGAGAAGACAAACTTTATGTACCAGGTCGATATGCTGAAGGACATGATGCTGGAGCTTGAAGAGGAGCTGGCTGAGTCCAAGCGGCAGTGCGAGGAGAAGAGCAAA GAATTTGAAAGGGAAAAGCATGCCCACAGTATCCTCCAGTTTCAGTTTGCTGAGGTGAAGGAGGCCctgaagcaaagagaagaaatgcTTGAG AAACATGGAGTAATCCTAAATTCAGAAATAGCTACCAATGGAGAGACTTCAGACTCTCTAAATAATGTTGGCTACCAAGGTTCTACAAAGATGACAAAGGAAGAGTTAAATGCCCTCAAGGCAACAGGGGATGGGACGCTAG GCAGAGCCAATGAAGTGGAGGTGAACAATGAAATGGTGGAGaatgaggggaaaagagaaatcTTGCAGAACACTGAGCAAAGACCGCACAAAGAGGACCCAGGAGAGGACTCTGTGGACACAGAGGTGTTACATCCTGGTGACAATGCCGAGGACCAGAAAACCTCTGAAGacagtgccccctccccaggaatGTTAGTAAATCCTGAGAACGCGCAACAGGTTCAAAGCCAAATTCTGGAGAACACTTCCTTCTttgaaaacacacagcaggttGAGTCAAGTGAGGTCATAAACAGTGAACTAGATGGTGAAATCCCAGGTCCTAGGATTGGGCAGGGCAGCAGTGATGCCTTGGATGTCAAAAACCAAAGTAAAGAATCTGCAGAagagtgggaaaaagaaaaacaggaagattTTGAAACCAACTTGGAAGAGATTAGCATAGAACCACGTCAGGAATCTGCTCCTTTGCAAATACCTGAAGTTGGAAGGGAGAGCAGTGCAGACACTGGGGAGCAGAGTGGGAACCCCGCAGAGGCTGTGCCAGAGGCAGGGCTCACTGGATTGGGGGAGCAGGTGGGCACAGTAGCCTCAAGTCCTCCAAGGGGTATCGATGACACAGTGAGTCACCGTGAAAAATGGGAGGTAGATGCTCCAGAAGGCTTGGACCCAAGCTCAGGGCATGATTTAGAGAAAGAACTCACCAACCAGGAAGTAGCTGAGCCCAAGGAGGTCCCAATTCAGAGCACAGAGGTAGGTGGGGAGAACAATGAAGAGGAgggtaaaggaagaaaattaagggATGAGAAACCAGTCaagctggaagtccaagccaTTCCTTGTTCTCCAGAAGCCAAAAGCAGTCCTCAGGAGGTGACAGGTCCAAGTACGGTAGATGCTGAAAGTGAACCCCTAGGTGTGAAAGAGCCCGATGAAGAAAAGAATGACCAACAGGGAGAGGCACTGGATTCGTCGcacaagaaaatgaagaacaagaaaaagaaaaacaagaagaaaaaatcacCAGCACCTGTAGAAACCAAAGATGTTCAGAAAGAGTTAACATTTCAAAACCCAGATTTAAGTGAAGTGAAAGAAGAGCAGGTAAAATTTACTGACAAAAAACCAGTTGTAGAAGCACAAAATGAGGTCACTAAAAACCCAAAACAGAACACTGCGGTAGGAAGCAGTAAAAATGTCGATGGTCCAGAAAATCCTAAAATTGAGTTGGATGGAGGACTTAACCAAGACGATTTTGGTGTAAACACTAAGACAGGGAAAGCAGTAGCTGATGGAGACACGTTGGATTTTGAAGATAATACAGTTCAGTCATCAGGCACCAGCGCCAGTAATAAAGAATTAGAGGAAGGTGCTATAAAAGATGATTCTGAAGAAGATGGCACCACTCCCAGCCATCCTCCAGGTCCAGACAATGAGGAAGTGCCAGGCAGCACCCTGCTCCAAGACGAAGGTCCCTCAAAGAACATTAACGATGCCTGTCAAACAGAAGGCACAGAAGAGCATGTGACATCAGAAAATGTAGGTCAGACCATCAGGAAGGTTTCAGATAGCATTAGTCTAGAAAATGATGACGTGGCACCAGCAGGCGAGGTGGGGGACTTTAATtcagaaagcaaggaagagatGACAGATGGACACGGGAAGGGCAGAAACAAAGAGGACTGTACCTTGTCATAG